From a single Mobula birostris isolate sMobBir1 chromosome 13, sMobBir1.hap1, whole genome shotgun sequence genomic region:
- the LOC140206895 gene encoding uncharacterized protein: MAHQRVHTGERPLTCSDCGKRFTYSSSLQRYQSLHNGMWPFACSGCGKGFTRSSQMKEHQRVHTGERQFTCSHCGKGFTSFFQLKAHQRLHTGERVFICLLCGKGFTQLSNLKAHKSVHTGERPFTCSDCGKIFTRSSQLKVHQRVHTKNSFTCSDCGKEFTQSSHLLKHQSIHTGEKLFTCSVCGKRFTHSSSRQRHQSVHTGKRSFTCSDCGKGFTGSFQLKAHQRIHTGKRPFICLLCGKGFTRLSNLKAHMSVHTGERPFTCSDCGKGFTRSSHLKEHQRIHIGEKPFTCSECGKGFTQSSYLQRHKLVHSGERLFTCSDCGKGFNRLYHLQMHQRIHTGERPFSCSVCGKEFHRSSDLRRHQRIHTGERPFSCSVCGKGFTLSSHLLTHQSVHTGERPFTCSVCGKRFTQSSNLLRHQRVHTGEKSFTCSDCGKGFIRSSELLAHQRVHTGKKPFTCSACGKGFTRSSTLLAHQSVHTGGGRSSAQTVGRDSQPNQLNVHQRVDNGERPFT, from the coding sequence atggcacatcagcgagttcacactggggagaggccactcacctgctcagactgtgggaagagattcacttactCTTCCAGCCTACAGAGATACCAGTCACTTCACAATGGAATGTGGCCATTCGCCTGCTCaggctgtgggaagggattcactcgatcatctcaaatgaaggaacatcagagagttcacactggggagagacagtTCACCTgctcacactgtgggaagggattcacttcgttcTTTCAGCTGAAAGCACATCagagacttcacactggggagagggtaTTCATCTGTTtgttgtgtgggaagggattcactcagttatctaaCCTAAAagcacacaagtcagttcacaccggggagaggcctttcacctgctcagactgtgggaagatattcactcgatcatctcaactgaaggtacatcagagagttcacaccaagaattcgttcacctgctcagactgtgggaaggaattcactcagtcatcccacctactgaaacaccagtcaattcacactggggagaagctgttcacctgttcagtctgtgggaagagattcactcactcttccagccgacagagacaccagtcagttcacactggaaagaggtcgttcacctgctcagactgtgggaagggattcactgggtCCTTTCAGCTGAAGGCACATCAGAGAATTCACACTGGGAAGAGACCATTCATCTGTTtgttgtgtgggaagggattcactcggttatctaaCCTAAAAGCACACatgtcagttcacacaggggagaggccgtttacctgctcagactgtgggaagggattcactcgatcatctcatctgaaggaacatcagagaaTTCACattggggagaagccgttcacctgctcagaatgtgggaagggatttactcaatCATCATACCTGCAGAGACACAAGctagttcacagtggggagaggctgttcacctgttcGGACTGTGGCAAAGGATTCAATCGATTATACCACTTACAGatgcaccagcgaattcacacaggggagaggccgttcagctgctcagtctgtgggaaggaattccatcGATCATCCGACCTTCGgagacaccagcgaattcacactggggagaggccattcagctgctcagtatgtgggaaaggattcactttgtcatctcacctactgacacaccagtcagttcacactggtgagaggccgttcacctgctcagtctgtgggaagagattcactcagtcatccaacctactgagacaccagagagttcacactggggagaagtcgttcacttgctcagactgtggaaaaggTTTCATTCGGTCATCCGAActgctggcacaccagcgagttcacactgggaagaagccgttcacctgctcagcctgtgggaagggattcactcggtcatccaccctactggcacaccagtcagttcatactgggggAGGCCGATCATCTGCTCAAACAGTGGGAAGAGATTCTCAGCCAAATCAACTGAATGTGCATCAGCGAGTTGAcaatggagagaggccattcacctga